In the genome of Sulfurimonas autotrophica DSM 16294, the window GAGATGATGTATTCATCATAGCTGACTCCTTCTTGATCTAGTAAATCTGTTAAAATTTTCATGCCTGATTCCACGCCGCCGCTTTTTTCAGCCTGAAGCATTTTGCTGTAAATTGGTTTGATTGCTTCAAGTGCCTGCGCATTGGGTTTTCTTCTGACTGAGTAATATCCGATTATATTGCCGCGTTCATCCAGAGAAGGTGTTACGTTGGCATACACCCAGTAAGAGTTGTTGTTCTTTGTTTTGTTCACAACAAAGGCAAAAATTTCCTCTTTTGCCTGAATTCTGTCCCAAAGCAGTTTAAAAACTGCTTTTGGCATATCTGGATGACGAATAATGCTGTGAGGCTTTCCAAGGAGTTCCTCTTCTGTGTATTCTGCTAAATTCATAAAATTTTTATTGACATATGTGATACGGCCTTTTGTATCTGTCTTAGAGACAATAAAGTCATTTTCACCTAATTCTCTTACCATTATTTTCCTTTCTTAATGTTACTCGCGGATATTGTAGCATATATTTATTTCATTATTGCTATAATTTGTGATAAGGAAAGCTATGTTCGTATTATTGTCTGTTTTTTATTATTTTTATTTTTCCATTGTAGGAATATACATTATATTTTTACCAAAAGTTCTCAGCGGTGTGGGGTATGATGCAAGTGAGATAGGTATTATCTTTGCGGCATCGCCTTTAGTGCGCTTTATCCTGCCTTTTTTGTTTATGCGTGGACTGACACTAAATGCCACAATTTTTAAGAGCTCTTTGTTTATTGTCGTTGCAAGTGCGCTCTCTTTTTACTTCTCTTTGGAACATTTTTATGCATTATTGCTCTCAAATGTCTTTCTCGGACTGGGCATGAGTCTGATGCTGCCTTTTGTGGAAGTAATTTCTTTGCACAGTATCGGCAAAGAACGTTACGGCAAAGTACGGCTTTTCGGTTCTTTGGGTTTTATAGCAGTCGCACTTGTTTTGGTGAAGTTTTTAAGTTCTGCCTATGTGGCACTTGATTTTTTGCTTGTTTTGACTCTTTTGACTGCTTTTGTTGCTTATAAGGTATTGCACCGTGCACCCGATACAACCTATGCTAAAGAAGAACATGTCAAAAATGATATAAATATATTTAAAGATTGGAGACTTTGGGGCGGACTTATCTTGGTACAGATGAGTTTTGGCTCTTTTTACAACTTTTTTACGATTTATGAAACAGACCATGGCATTAGTTTGGATATGACGGTATATTTATGGAGTTTCGGTGTGTTGATTGAAGTACTGATGTTTTTCTTTCAAGGCGGACTTTTGCGGGGAAATCTGCTGAATTTACTGCGTTTTACGGCACTGGCAACTGTTTTGCGATGGTTTTTGGTTTTTTTATTCCCTCAGAACTTAGCGATTCTCTTTTTCTCTCAGGCCCTGCATGCACTGAGTTTCGCACTCTTTCACACGGCGGCTATCAGCTATCTTTTTCATCTGTATAAGCATAAAAGCCTTTCTCAGCAGCTTTTTTCAGGGTTGACTTACGGGTTTGGAGGTCTTGGCGGGGCGCTTATTGCCGGGTATGTTTATGAGTATTATCCGAAATATTTGTTTTTGACATCAAGTCTGATGGCGTTTGGAGCGTTTTTGCTTTTTATGGCTGTAAATGATAAAAAAATTGAAAATCTGCGCTGTTCTATAAGTCGAGAAAGCTGATAATAACTGTTTTGATACGCCGAGTCAATTTCAAATATATAAGGTCTGTACTTGAGGTAGTTTGCCCAGACTTTTTTGCTCTGTTGTTCTCTGCCACGCTTTAAAAGTTCAAAACTGACTGAAGCATTAATGAAACCTTTGAGCAGTTTTACCTCTTTGTCATCTTCAAAACGACGCGGAAACCACGCTTCTTCAAGCGCTTCATGGGCATCATAGAAACGCTCTTCATTCAAGCATTTTGTAAACTTTTGTATATGTTTATGCATCATCTTCTTCCAAAAGCATCATATTTTTTCTCCAGTATCCGCGTCCGCCTTTGAGCGAAATACAAGTGTACTGGGGAAACTTTTGCTTGTACTCTCCCAGCCTGTCAAGTGTTGCTTTTCCTGTATCGCAGTAAAAAACAAAGACGCTTCCCTGTGGGTATTGTTTGAGTTCATAAGGATTGTAAGTAATCGTGTCCGCTTTTTCAATAGGCGATAAAATAGTGTCAACAAGGAGAACATCTACATCTTTCTGTGCTAATTTTTTTTTATTTTGTAAAAACTCTTTTTGAGTCCATTCGTTGGGATAATTCATACGACTATTATATAGCAGCTCTTTTATATTTTATTTAAAAAGTAGCATTAAACTTTTCTCGGAACCTAGGTTTTAATCTAGGCTGAGTTGCTTTGTAACTGCTAAACTTGTGTTATAATCTCTATATGGCAAGAAAAAATAAAAAAAATAGTAAAATTAACCAAAGAATTAAAAAATATTTTGATGATGACCCTTTTGATGTGGGGATAGAACGTGTTGAAGCAAAAACACTCAGTGAACTTTTTGCAACACTGGGCATATATGATATAGACCACAATAAAACATTGATGGTAAAAACACTCCGAATGATTTGGAGTGAAGCAGACAGCGGTATGCGTCATGATATTCTTAACTTTTTTGAGAGTGACGGACGGGTGTACAAGTCAGAAAAACCAAAAGAACATGTGGGGTTTGACAGAGAAGATAAAATCAATGCTATTTTAGAAGAACTTGATGTTAACCAGGAAGAGGCTGTGCGTCTGCATGAAGCTTATGCCAATGTCAGAAGCAAAAAAATCACAATAGAAAAAATGGAATCATCTCTGCGTCATATTCGTTTTGAGATGAAAAAAGAGAAGCTTGAACGCGAGTTAGAGGGACTGTTTGATTTGGATGACTGCTTTGAGTTCAATGCTTCATTAAAGTATGAGCTGTATGAGCAAAGTTTTCATAAGATTTTGACACTTAAAACCAAGCCTTATTCTTATGAGTACATCGAAACTGCGCCTTTTGAGGCAATAGTAGAAAAAATAGGGCAGGATAAAGTTACAACACTCAAGCAAAAGCAGCAGAGTATTAACAAATTTTTAAGCTCTTTAAAGCATCCTCATTCTTATTTGAGCACCAAAGAGATTTTGGATTCCCTGCGGGCATCGCCTCCAAAATCAAAAGTAAACTATCCGTTAATATCACACAAGGTTTTAAAAAATATTATTAAAGCTAAAATAGATGCCGAGGGTGTTGAACTTCATGATGAAGAGGTTTTAATCCGTCTAAATGAGCAGGTAAATCTGCCTTACAGCGATAAGAAATTTTCTTATAAATTGGAGTTACATGTAGAGCTTGACGGTCTTTTAGAAGAGATATGGAACTCAAAGCGATTTAACTTTGATACTATTTTGGCAGAGGTAAAAAAAGAGCATGAAGATGACTTTTTGCTCTCTCTTGACGCGCTGGTAAAAGAGTGTGCAGAATATGCACAGCTGCTGCACTTTACACCCGAAGAACTGCATGAAAGAGTCTATGAGTTTTTGTTTGAACTGCTGCCGATGACGTTGACTATTACACCTAAAATACACAGAAAAATAACACGCAGATTTTTGCACTCAATTCATGATGAATTGATTAAAAAGCAGCGTCAGGAACTTTTGGCTCGCACTATTCGTGATTTTAAAAACCTGTTTCCGATTGCGCGGAGTATGCAGAGAAAACTTGTACTGCATATCGGTCCTACAAACAGCGGTAAAACTTATGAAGCAATGCAAGCTCTTAAAGAAGCTGACACGGGCTATTATCTTGCACCTTTGCGGCTTTTGGCGCTGGAGGGGTATGAAACGCTCAAAGCAGAGGGTATTGAAAGCTCGCTCATAACAGGTGAAGAGCAGATTCTTGATGACGAGGCAACACACATCAGTTCAACGATTGAGATGATGAATTATGATGTGGATGTTGATGTCTGTGTCATAGATGAAGTACAAATGATAGATGACAGAGACCGCGGCTGGGCATGGGCAAATGCTATTATCGGTGCTCCTGCAAAAGAGGTCATTATGACGGGCTCGCCAAATGTCAAAGAGGCGATTATTGCACTTGCGGAGTATTTGGGCGAGGAGCTTGAAATAAGAGAGTTTGAACGAAAAAATCCTCTGGAACTTTTAGAAAAACCGACACACCCAAAAGATGTAGAAGCAGCAACTGCCATTATCGCCTTTAGCAGAAAAGATGTTTTAAGGCTGAAGCAGAATTTTTCAAAAGATTTTGAAGTAAGTGTAGTGTACGGGAACCTTTCTCCCGAAGTCAGACGTGAAGAGGCAAGGCGTTTTCGAGAAGGTGAAACGCAAATACTTGTTGCGACAGATGCAATAGCAATGGGTATGAATCTGCCTATAAAAACTGTGCTGTTTTCAAAAGCCGAAAAATTTGATGGTATCATACAAAGAAATCTTTTTCCATCAGAAATACATCAGATTGCAGGACGGGCAGGGCGTTACGGTCTGCATGAAAACGGGTATGTCGGAGCTTTGCATGCAGATGCTTTGAATATAGTCAAGAAGAATTTTAATAAGAGAGCAAAAGAGATAAATGTTCCTTTTAAGGTTATGGCAAATTTGGAACACATAAAACTCGTCAGCACAATATTGGAAGAAAATTCTTTAGAAGAAATTTTGCGATTTTTTATAAAAAATATGGTTTTTGACGGTCCTTTTTATGCAGCTTCACTTGATGATATGCTTGAAGCATCGCGTATAGTAGACAGCTATGATTTGGATATTGCAACAAAGTATCATCTCGCCTGTGCCCCTTTGACTTTAAAATCAGCTTATATTATCAGCGCTTATGAGCGTTATATCAATGCTTTGGAGAAAAAAGAGCCGGTCTATTATCATGCACCCAAGCTGACAGGTTCGTATGCACAAACCTCGGAAGAACTCCTGCGTGCGGAAGATATGGTTAAAGAGATTTCTTTGTATTTGTGGCTGAGTTATCGTTTTAATGAGTATTTTGTAGATGAAAACAAAGCAAGGGCATACAGAGGCGTTTTGAACAAGTATATAGAAGAGACACTCAGACAAACACAGCTTGCACAGACCTGTAAACTCTGTGGTACGGCATTGCCGACAAATTCAAAATACAGTATCTGCCAGTCGTGTTTTAAAAAGAATTATGTGCATAAAAGAGGGCACAGGCGCTCACCGCGCTAAATCTTTTCGTGTCTAACTTTTAAACTCGTCAATAGTTTCTTGTAAAGATGAAGCGACATGCACGAGTTTTTGTAAATCACTTTCAATACTCATAACACTTGTACCGTTAGCTGTTGAGAGTGTTTCAATTTTTCCAATATAGGAAATAATCTCTTGAATGTTTTGAGACATTTTTTCACTATCATTTTTTGATTTGTTTGCCATTTGTGTTGATGTTTGCATCGCATTAGAAGTGAGTGAAATTTTTTGCTCGACATCATCAGATATATTGACAAGTGCTTCTATATTTTGCGCATTTATTGTCATTTTATCACTGACATCATTGATTGCCTGAACAATGGTGCTTACGCTTATATCTATCTCTGCCAAACTTTTTTGTGTACGTTCTGCAAGCTTTCTTACTTCATCGGCAACAACGGCAAACCCGCGTCCGTGTTCACCCGCACGTGCTGCTTCAATAGCAGCGTTGAGTGCGAGAAGATTTGTCTGTTCTGCTATCTCTTTGATAACATTGAGTACATCTTTGACCTGATCGGCATCATTTTTAAGGACTAAAAGTTCGTTAGAGAGTTCATTTTCACTTTCTACAAAAGTTTCTACTTCATTGTTCAAGTTCGCCAATGAATTATGTGCTTTTGCCAGTTCTTTTTCTGCTTCTATTATAGTCTCTTGTGTTGTCGTTGCAGCTTGTATGGTTTCATCTAAAATATTTTGAATATCTTCACTTTTTTGGCTTGTTTGTGAAACGATTTCTCTCTCTTGCTGTACGCCTTTGCGTATTACATGTGAGGAAATTTCAATTTCAGAAGCAATTTCATTGTTTTGTTCACCCAAAGATTTCACTTCATTGACAGTAGATTGAATCATTTGGATAAAATGGTTGACTTCATTGGCTGTTTCTCCAAACTCATTGCCTTTTTTATGTGCAAGTCGTTTTGTTAAGTCTTTGTCTCCGCTGACAAGGTCTGCAATTCTCTCTTTGAGATTATTCAGCGGTGTGAAAATTTCACGGCCAAAAAAGATTAAAGCTACAATACTAAAAGCAATACCGCCGATAATTAAAGAGATAATAAGTGTTGTATTGGTTTGAGTGATTGCATCGTCGTTTTTATCAAGAGATATTGTCAAGTCCATTGCACCAAGTGCATAACCAACCTGTGCATTATAGTGGCACTGCAGACATCTCTGCTCCGCAATCATGGGTTTAATCATACGAATGATGTGATTACCGTTTTCATCACTTTCAATGATTTTTGTCGTTTTGTTTTGTAAGACATCACTTAGCAGAGGGTCTGTAGTGTACTTTTCATTCGGAGCATATACCTCTATAACTGCCTTTGATTTAGTAATTTTCAAGTCAGCAATTCCATCAATACCTTTTGCACTTTTAAAGGCAGTTTCAACAACTTCAGGATCACCCATCATCATGCTTGTTGTCATAGTTTGAAAGATTGATTCACTGAGCATCTTTAAAGATTTTTTTGCCGTAGTATTTGAAAGACTGTGCAGTGTCGAAGAGAGATAATAAGACATCCCAATGAGTCCGAGGATACTCAGAGAGACAATGGAAAGAATTACTTTTGATTTTACTGATGCTAACATAAAGAGACCTTACTAGATTTAAAATTTTAAATAATTATAACTAAAAAAAGTCTTTATAATGTTACATACTGTATATTAAATACTCAATTTGTTCTAAAAGTGTTTGATTTGTGATGGTGTTTTTGTTTGCATATGCCAGACAGGATCCAGCACCCACACCCTCTTTAGCTTCGCCTTCGTCATACTTTTTAAGTATTGGTATTGCTGTATTTTTAAAGTTAAATGTTGCATAAATCGCATGAGGTTTGTAGCTTAACTGCTCGAGTATATGGGCAATATTTGAATTTTTATCTTGTGTGACCCATTGTGTTGTTGCCAATGTAATGTTGTCATGTTTTACACGCATTAAAACATCTTCTCTGAGCTTGTCAGCAATTAACAAACACGCTGCCATCTGTGTTCCGCCGGCTAAAACAATCTGGAATCGTTTCGAGGCTTCAAGTAAGAATCCGGCACAAAAAATGAGCATATTGTCGCTTACTATGCCAAGTTTTTCAAAACTTGTCATATCTTTATTGATTAAACTTAGTGCTTGGTTTATCGTTTGTGTTTTAATGTTATTGGGTACATGTAAGAAACTTGAGGAAAAATCATCTGCACAGTCATAGCCGAGCGCCAAGGCTGAAGCTGTTGCTGTCGTTGTGCCTGCGGGTGTACTCTCCCCAAGAATAAGATAGTTCCCTTTAAGCTCATATGATTTTCCAAATTCCATGCCTTTTACAAAAACTTCTTTTGCATTAATATCTGCACCCTCATTTATTGCTTGGGAGGGTTTTATATCAAAGTGGTGCACGGTGCAGTTTTGAGGCTCTGCTGTGAGTCCCAAATTTAAAATTTCTATAGTGCTAAAAGGTGTTAGGTTATGTACGGCACGGGTAATAAGTGCGGGTGTCGGTACACCTGTGGGTGTTTCAGCAAGTTCACCGAGTGAAAACACTTTTTCATTTGTAATGAATTCCGCATCAAGTGTAGGGGTAAGAGGAATCATGCCGGGAATTCCGGCTTGTGTTATGCCTTCTATTTCACAAGTCTTTGTAACACTGGCTGCGAGTAAAAAGTCAGCTTTGCCCTCAGGCAGGGAATCTAAATCATTTGTCAGTATGTTGTATGTTTGCATAAATAAAATCTTTTTTTGTAATTTTACCAAAGTAAAAAGTAATTTGCCCCAAAAAGTACCAATAACTTAGCTAAAGTTATACCTGTAACCCCTATAATATTTCCTATTTGACATGATGAACAGTTTTTATACTGTTTGCCTTCATGTATTGCATAAAAAAAGTAGATGACAGTCAGAATAAGTATACTCAGCATTGCATAATTTTCTGCGCTTTTTAAAATAGAGAGGTTTTCTTCAGATAAAAAGAATTTTGTAATCAGTGCTAAAAGTGATGCAACAAAGACAAATTTTATAAGATGCAGTAATTTGTCTCGTTTAAATGTGGTAGGACAGCCGTTGTCTGTAATGGCATCTGTTCCAAATTCAAGCTTTGAGTCTAAAAGTTTTCGTTCATTGTCATCAAGTCTCACCCTGAAATTTGAGCCGAAAACATAGTCAAGTTTTCTTTGTATGGTGACGGCTAAATCACCCTCAGCTTCTAAAAACTGCTGGTTTGCATCTCTGTCTTCATACATCAGTTTTATTTTTTCATACCGTTTTGTTTTAGCACTCAGACCCGGAAAGTAAGCTGTTGATTCTACAGGAGTGATCGTTCCCTCACGTTTAATAATCCTTGGATTGATTAATTCCAAAAATTCTCCGTCATCTTTTTTTATAACAATAACGGCATAAGGCGAGCCTATTTGAAAAGCAGAGAGTGCATCTAAATTGTTTGCCTCTATTGTATCTTTTAAATCTTTTATCAAATCAAAAAGTTCTTGATTGAAGTGCCTGACATTTGCACCAAACTCCAAACTTGGTGTTGTCGGGTATTTTATAATCTCTTTTACCATGAGTATAGTTCCTTTTTAATTTAAATCGCTGTCTTTCCAGTATTTTGTTCCCTGAATAGTTGCCTGCAGAGCCAGACCGTTTTTTGTCAATTTATAGATTCTCATGCCCGGTGCTACCGTTACAGAAGCATTGACAGCTCCGCCGTGTTCACTTGCTTTTGCCGCCGCATCTGCCTGTGCGTTTGCTTCCCAGCCTTTATTTACAAAGTTGTCAAAAATTTTTTTATTTGCAAATAAAAATACGATACGGAAATCTTTTACGCCGAGTCCTAAACCTACTCCCGCGGAAGCCATATTCATATAGATATTTTTTCCTGTTTTGTTATTGTGTGCCATTCCTGTACCGCCTTCTGCGGAAACAAAAATAAGATTTACGCCGGCACTGCTAAAAGTAGCATAGCCGTAGGATTTCGCAAGGAGCTTTTTTGCTTCAGGTGCATGTTTATATAACAATGCCAGTGTCTTTTTGCTTTGTTTGATACGTGCTTGTTTTTTATCGGCATTTGAATTGCCCGACCAAAAACCGGAAAAAAGTAAGATAAATGTAAACAGGAGTGCAGTAATTTTAAGTTTTTTCATTGTGTATTCTTTAGTCTATATCGACACCGTTCCAAAATTCATCATAATCAAGATTGGTGAGTGCATTTTCATCTTCAATGTTTTTCTCTAGCAGTTTTTTCTGTTGTTCTTGAAAAAAGAGTTCAAGTGCTTCATTAATAAGTGTACTCTCATCTTTTTTGAGTATTTGTGTAAATGTTTCTAGGTTTTGTAAGTTGTAGTCGTTTATTGTTATTTGCATAAAATATTTTAGCCAAAGTTAGTTAAATATGCTAAATTTACGCTGTATAAATGAGCTTTTCATGAACGCTGTTTCCATCTAGTTCAACATAACGCATCGGGTACATGTCCAAATCAAGTGGACGTACAAAGCCGCGTGTGACTATGACTTTTGTTCCCTGCACTGTCATTGTCGCCGAGGTCCATGTGTGAATCCGTTACATGTATAAACTTCAATGTCTTTTTTTTATTTTCTTGTGCAGTTACCAGTAGAGGCATGGAACTAAGAGCTACTGCACTTTTTAAAAAGTTTCTTCTTGATATTTTTGACATAATGTTTCCTCTTTTTACTATGATTTTATCTTATATAAGTAATATTTGTGATAAACTTTAGGACTTTTTAGATTATTTAGGGATTATTTATGGATTATTTATGGATAAAGTTGCATTAAGAAGCATTATAAACAGTACAAAAACATTAAAAGTTTTGTTTGTTGAAGATGATGACACTTCCAGAGAAGCTTTAACCCAGTTTATGAGCGTGTTTTTTGATGTTATCATCGAAGCATATAACGGGGAAGACGGATGGAACAAATTTAATGACGATGATTTTGATTTAGTTATTACAGATATAAATATGCCAAAAATAAACGGCTTGGAACTTGCAGCGATGATAAGGGAAGTAAAGCCTTATCTCCCTATTTTAATCGTTTCGGCACATAGAGAAACAAGTTTCTTTTTGGAAAGTATTAAACTCAATGTTGACGGCTATATATTAAAGCCTTTTGAAATGGATCAGTTTTTGTCGGTACTTTCAAAAGTCGTGCACAGAATCGATACAGAAAGAGAACTAGCCGAGTATCAGCAAAATTTAGAAAATATGGTACATGAAAAAACAAAAGAGTTAGAACATAAATGCCTGCATGAGTATTATACCGATTTGCCTAATGAGATTATGCTCAGAGATGATTTGATGGCGCAAGAGTATGCTTATATGCTGCTTTTGGATATTTCCCATTTTTCTGTGTTAAACAAAGAATACGGAAAAGACTTTGCAACGCATATTATCATTAGAACAGCCAGAATTTTAGAAAAACATATACATAATGATGCAAAACTTTACAAAGTAGAGTCAGACAGATTTGCCATACTCGTAAAAAGTACAGAAGTCAAAAAAGTCAATGAATACTGTGATCAGATAGTTTCATTTTTTGACATGAAAAATGTTAAAGTTGACGATACAGAGCTGAATGTGACTTTTAATATAGGTGTAGACAAAGTAAGAGCAGATGTGAGTGAAACACTGATAAACTGTGAGTACGCTCTTGATAAATCAAAAGAACTCGGCAGCAGGCATTATGAAATATATAGTGAAAACCATGCTGTTTTTGTAGATGAAAAAGATGCCATTAAATGGTTGAGACTTACAAGGGAGTTAATAGTTGAAGAAAAAATTGTACCACATTTTCAGCCTATTATGAATACCAAAACAGGTGAAATTTATAAGTACGAAGCCTTGGCAAGAGGATTTCACAACAATGAAATAATAGCTCCCTATTACTTTATAGCGTCTGCCGAGAAGCTTGGACTCTCTACTGCAATTACACGCCTGATGATAAATAAAAGTTTTGCATTTTTTGAAGATAAAACAGTACAGTTCTCCATTAATCTTACAGAAAGAGATTTGCTCGAGGGTTATTTGATAAAATTTTTAAATGAAAAACTCAAACAGTACAATATAACTCCGAATCGTGTTACTTTTGAGATTTTAGAAAATATTACCGTGGCAAAAAGCTCTCAAAGAATTACGAAAAAGCTCAATAAACTCAGGGGAATGGGTTTTAAAATTGCAGTAGATGATTTTGGCATTGAAAACTCAAACTTTAGCAGACTTTTGGAAATACAGCTTGACTTTATAAAAATAGACGGACTTTTTATAAAAGACTTGAAAACAAATCCGAGAAACAGAACAATTACAAAAGCCATAGTAAATTTGGCAAAAACGCTCGGTATCAAGACGGTTGCTGAATATGTAGAAGATGAAGAGATATATGAACTAATCAAAGGCTGCGGAATTGATTATGCACAGGGCTATCACATTGGTAAGGCAGAAGAATATCTGATTTAACCGTTAAAGTAGTTTGAGCGCATTTTGCACATCTTCTTTTGTTATTTCATCTGTGCCCTTGCCAAAATAAGGCTTATGTTTTATTTTGCCAAAGTAAGATGTATCACCGCCTAACTTTACATGTAGAGCTAGTGCCATAGCGGTTATAGGGTGCCCCGCATTTGGACTTTCATGTTTTTTCCCGTCTTTGTAAAAAGCAAAAATATTTTTTTGTTTTGCCAGTGCCGTTATAAGCAGTGCTGTTAGCCGAGAGGGAATGTAGTTTGCAATGTCATCAAGTTTGGCAGCACATTTGCCGAAATTTTCATATTTTTCATTTCTGTAGCCGACCATAGAATCCATGGTATTGATGGCTTTATAGATAATAATACCCGGAAGATTAAAAAGCAACAAATAAAACAACGGTGCAATAACGCCGTCACTCAAATTTTCGGCATAAGTCTCTATGGCAGCTTTATAAATATCGCTCTCGCTCATATGTTGTGTGTCACGTGATACCAGCATTGAGAGGGCCTCTTTTTTATTCTTTACATGTAAGATGTCTGCAACAGAATCACGAAGCATTTTATGGGCTATGAACATAGATGCTATAAAAGAGCTGATAAGAATATTTAAAAATGAGTTAAAAAACTGAAGATACAGATAGAGTGAAATACTGAAAAAACTAATAACACTTAAAACAAACACGACAAGCAGACATCCGCGCGTTATACTGTTTTTGTAAAACTTCTTTTCAAAAAAACTTATCAATTCACCTATAATAATAACAGGGTGCTTGATAAATGAAAATTCACCGAATTTTTTGTCAATCAAATAGGCAAAAATGGCAATAAGCAGGTTATTCACTCAGTCTCTTTTGTATAAAGTCGACATCTACATGTAAGTCGATGTGCTTGGCAAAGTCGGCAATGGCATTTTGTTTAAAGTGTTTGAAGTTATAGCCTTTGTAGTTTTTGTTTATTGTATGAAAAACTTTGTATCGAAAGGCATCGTTTTCAAAGATACCATGCAAAAAAGTGCCATAAAGATTTTTTTTCTTTTTAGAGCGTTTTTTTGCAACAGCATTATGAATTTCATACCCTGCAACCATAATTCCCTGCTGGTTGTAGCAACCCTTTTGTACGATTTTTTCTTTTTGAAAATGAACATTACCCTTAAATCTTCCAAACCCCTTGACTAACTTGTTTGGTGATTCTATCATCTGCTCATCAATAATACGTTCAAACATCATCTCGTATCCGCCGCAGATTACTATAATATGTCTGTTTTTATCTGTCAAGATAGGCTCAAAACCACGCTTACGCAGCCAAAGCAGATCATCAACAACCCGTTTACTTCCCGGTACTATAAGTAAATCGCAAACAGCTGCCTGGCTCGGCGATGTAATGAAGTTTAGCTCAATCTCTTCATCAACGACAAGCGGTTCAAAATCGGTAAAATTACTAATGTGAGGCAGTTTTATAACCCCGACTTTTATGATAGCCTTGGAGGTATCTTGTGTGTAGCCCATAAGCGAAGCCGAATCTTCAAAACCGAGGTTAAAAGGCTTAAAGGGCACAACGCCCAAAACTTTTATACCGAAATCTTCTTCGATTATTTTGATACCTTCATCAAAAAGAGAGATATCGCCTTGAAATTTATTGACTATAACACCTATAACGTTTTTACGCAGTTTGTTAGGCAATAGATTGTATACACCGTAAATGGATGCGAATACACCGCCTCTTTGAATATCTGCGACTAAAACTATTTTAGTGTTAAACTCCTCAGCTACATAAATATTTGAGAGGTCTTTGTCCATGAGGTTGAGTTCAACCGGACTTCCTGCACCCTCGGCAACAATGCATTCATACTCTTTTTGCAAACCTACAAAAGCCTCTTTTACAATAG includes:
- a CDS encoding PAS domain-containing protein; its protein translation is MVRELGENDFIVSKTDTKGRITYVNKNFMNLAEYTEEELLGKPHSIIRHPDMPKAVFKLLWDRIQAKEEIFAFVVNKTKNNNSYWVYANVTPSLDERGNIIGYYSVRRKPNAQALEAIKPIYSKMLQAEKSGGVESGMKILTDLLDQEGVSYDEYIISLQK
- a CDS encoding MFS transporter, encoding MFVLLSVFYYFYFSIVGIYIIFLPKVLSGVGYDASEIGIIFAASPLVRFILPFLFMRGLTLNATIFKSSLFIVVASALSFYFSLEHFYALLLSNVFLGLGMSLMLPFVEVISLHSIGKERYGKVRLFGSLGFIAVALVLVKFLSSAYVALDFLLVLTLLTAFVAYKVLHRAPDTTYAKEEHVKNDINIFKDWRLWGGLILVQMSFGSFYNFFTIYETDHGISLDMTVYLWSFGVLIEVLMFFFQGGLLRGNLLNLLRFTALATVLRWFLVFLFPQNLAILFFSQALHALSFALFHTAAISYLFHLYKHKSLSQQLFSGLTYGFGGLGGALIAGYVYEYYPKYLFLTSSLMAFGAFLLFMAVNDKKIENLRCSISRES
- a CDS encoding methyl-accepting chemotaxis protein; protein product: MLASVKSKVILSIVSLSILGLIGMSYYLSSTLHSLSNTTAKKSLKMLSESIFQTMTTSMMMGDPEVVETAFKSAKGIDGIADLKITKSKAVIEVYAPNEKYTTDPLLSDVLQNKTTKIIESDENGNHIIRMIKPMIAEQRCLQCHYNAQVGYALGAMDLTISLDKNDDAITQTNTTLIISLIIGGIAFSIVALIFFGREIFTPLNNLKERIADLVSGDKDLTKRLAHKKGNEFGETANEVNHFIQMIQSTVNEVKSLGEQNNEIASEIEISSHVIRKGVQQEREIVSQTSQKSEDIQNILDETIQAATTTQETIIEAEKELAKAHNSLANLNNEVETFVESENELSNELLVLKNDADQVKDVLNVIKEIAEQTNLLALNAAIEAARAGEHGRGFAVVADEVRKLAERTQKSLAEIDISVSTIVQAINDVSDKMTINAQNIEALVNISDDVEQKISLTSNAMQTSTQMANKSKNDSEKMSQNIQEIISYIGKIETLSTANGTSVMSIESDLQKLVHVASSLQETIDEFKS
- a CDS encoding SUV3 C-terminal domain-containing protein: MARKNKKNSKINQRIKKYFDDDPFDVGIERVEAKTLSELFATLGIYDIDHNKTLMVKTLRMIWSEADSGMRHDILNFFESDGRVYKSEKPKEHVGFDREDKINAILEELDVNQEEAVRLHEAYANVRSKKITIEKMESSLRHIRFEMKKEKLERELEGLFDLDDCFEFNASLKYELYEQSFHKILTLKTKPYSYEYIETAPFEAIVEKIGQDKVTTLKQKQQSINKFLSSLKHPHSYLSTKEILDSLRASPPKSKVNYPLISHKVLKNIIKAKIDAEGVELHDEEVLIRLNEQVNLPYSDKKFSYKLELHVELDGLLEEIWNSKRFNFDTILAEVKKEHEDDFLLSLDALVKECAEYAQLLHFTPEELHERVYEFLFELLPMTLTITPKIHRKITRRFLHSIHDELIKKQRQELLARTIRDFKNLFPIARSMQRKLVLHIGPTNSGKTYEAMQALKEADTGYYLAPLRLLALEGYETLKAEGIESSLITGEEQILDDEATHISSTIEMMNYDVDVDVCVIDEVQMIDDRDRGWAWANAIIGAPAKEVIMTGSPNVKEAIIALAEYLGEELEIREFERKNPLELLEKPTHPKDVEAATAIIAFSRKDVLRLKQNFSKDFEVSVVYGNLSPEVRREEARRFREGETQILVATDAIAMGMNLPIKTVLFSKAEKFDGIIQRNLFPSEIHQIAGRAGRYGLHENGYVGALHADALNIVKKNFNKRAKEINVPFKVMANLEHIKLVSTILEENSLEEILRFFIKNMVFDGPFYAASLDDMLEASRIVDSYDLDIATKYHLACAPLTLKSAYIISAYERYINALEKKEPVYYHAPKLTGSYAQTSEELLRAEDMVKEISLYLWLSYRFNEYFVDENKARAYRGVLNKYIEETLRQTQLAQTCKLCGTALPTNSKYSICQSCFKKNYVHKRGHRRSPR